A part of Candidatus Zixiibacteriota bacterium genomic DNA contains:
- the typA gene encoding translational GTPase TypA, with translation MTDIARIRNLAIVAHIDHGKTTLIDSVFKATRTFRENQEVAERLMDNNVLERERGITIRSKHCTVSWNDYLINIIDTPGHADFSGEVERVLSMVDSVLLLVDASEGPMPQTRYVLMRALKLGLRPIVIINKVECPNAQPDYALNKTFDLFIELGATDNQAHFPVLYGSGLEGWFVSDLDKEGRKGMDALFQTIIDEVPPPQVNQDGEFLMQVSSLDWSDYIGQIGCGRVLRGTLRKGEDFTRMVTRLKDKSSRDKGWEFDSSSKAKGIHMWMTRGLTRVETDEISAGNIVWLAGPPEIGIGDTFSKNEDTKEALKPLEIEEPTLSMFFLVNNGPFSGQDGTAIMLRQLKERLVRELRVNVALRMADIGRPDGVKVSGRGELHLAILIEEMRREGLEFCISRPEVITHLDGNGNVLEPIEQLIIDVPEEHQGIIIEKIAKRKGDLTSVENAGTNTIRIEFEIPTRGLIGYRSEFLTDTRGLGIMASRFIRYGPWRGDLVQGTKGSVVSIETGTATAYALEGLQERSVIFVEPAERIYAGQIVGENSRNMDIICNPTKRKHLTNHRSSTKDIAVTLDVPRKMTLEQAMGWIRDDELVEVTPKSIRIRKTILNTDARRRAEKIQHPLKESTNALQPRRSA, from the coding sequence ATGACTGATATTGCTCGCATCCGAAATCTTGCCATTGTTGCCCATATTGATCACGGCAAAACGACACTCATAGATTCTGTTTTCAAAGCTACGCGGACTTTCCGCGAAAACCAGGAAGTTGCCGAACGGCTCATGGACAACAATGTACTGGAACGTGAACGCGGTATTACCATTCGTTCAAAACACTGCACCGTATCATGGAATGATTACCTGATAAATATCATTGATACCCCCGGTCATGCCGATTTCTCCGGCGAAGTGGAACGAGTACTCTCTATGGTTGACTCGGTTCTGCTTCTAGTTGATGCCAGTGAAGGGCCGATGCCTCAAACCCGTTATGTGCTCATGCGCGCCCTGAAGCTCGGACTTCGCCCGATTGTCATTATCAACAAAGTCGAATGTCCGAATGCCCAGCCGGATTATGCCCTGAATAAGACATTTGACCTCTTTATAGAATTAGGTGCAACCGATAACCAGGCCCATTTCCCGGTACTCTATGGCTCCGGTCTTGAAGGATGGTTTGTCAGTGATTTGGACAAAGAAGGGCGCAAAGGAATGGATGCCCTCTTTCAGACAATCATCGACGAAGTTCCTCCTCCACAAGTCAATCAAGATGGTGAATTCTTAATGCAGGTCAGTTCCCTTGATTGGAGTGACTATATCGGTCAAATTGGCTGTGGGCGTGTTCTCCGAGGTACTTTAAGGAAAGGTGAAGATTTCACCCGCATGGTTACAAGGCTGAAAGACAAATCATCTCGAGATAAAGGTTGGGAGTTCGATTCCTCGTCAAAGGCAAAGGGTATCCATATGTGGATGACTCGCGGCCTGACTCGCGTCGAAACCGATGAAATTTCCGCCGGCAATATTGTCTGGCTAGCCGGGCCGCCGGAGATTGGAATTGGCGATACCTTTTCCAAGAATGAAGATACCAAAGAAGCACTGAAACCTCTCGAGATCGAAGAACCTACTCTTTCAATGTTCTTCCTGGTCAACAATGGACCATTCTCAGGACAGGATGGCACGGCGATTATGCTCCGTCAGCTGAAAGAACGACTCGTAAGAGAACTTCGTGTGAATGTTGCGCTTCGAATGGCAGATATCGGTCGCCCAGATGGTGTGAAAGTCTCCGGACGGGGCGAACTTCATTTGGCTATCTTAATTGAAGAGATGCGACGAGAAGGACTTGAGTTCTGTATTTCCCGCCCGGAAGTCATCACACATCTTGACGGGAATGGAAATGTACTGGAACCGATTGAACAGCTTATCATAGATGTTCCCGAAGAACATCAGGGAATCATCATTGAAAAAATAGCCAAGCGTAAGGGTGATTTGACATCAGTTGAGAATGCCGGTACGAATACTATTCGTATAGAATTCGAAATTCCTACACGTGGCCTAATCGGATACAGGTCGGAGTTCTTGACAGACACACGTGGTCTCGGAATAATGGCATCCCGCTTTATTCGCTACGGTCCGTGGCGTGGTGATCTCGTACAGGGAACTAAAGGTTCTGTCGTTAGTATCGAAACGGGTACTGCCACGGCCTATGCCCTGGAAGGGCTTCAGGAGCGGTCGGTCATTTTCGTTGAACCCGCAGAAAGAATCTATGCCGGTCAGATTGTCGGCGAAAACTCAAGAAATATGGATATAATCTGCAACCCGACCAAACGGAAGCATCTTACCAACCATCGGTCATCAACAAAGGATATAGCTGTCACACTTGATGTCCCTCGTAAGATGACGTTAGAGCAGGCAATGGGATGGATCAGAGATGATGAGCTGGTTGAAGTGACTCCGAAATCTATTCGTATTAGAAAGACAATCCTCAATACTGATGCTCGAAGACGTGCCGAGAAAATACAGCACCCCCTAAAAGAAAGCACCAATGCGTTACAACCGAGACGTTCCGCATAA